From the Carassius carassius chromosome 34, fCarCar2.1, whole genome shotgun sequence genome, the window CAATATTGCATATCTGTGAGTGGCAAAAGTATGTGAATAtctagtttttctttttcatattagCTGTTAATTTGAAGTTGAAATTCAAGTCCATCTGTTCAGAGGTGTTTTCAATCAGTGTGAGGACTATCGGGTGTCAGTGTCTGCCCTGTTTTATTTAGAGAACAGGGATCTATCAAAGTCTGATCATGTTTGTGCAAGTGAATCATGTCACAAAGAAATTAGATCTCTGAAGACCTCAGACAGAGAGTAGCTCATCAGGCTAGAAAGGTTACAAAACCATCTCTAAAGAGTTTGTACTCGTCAAATCCATCAGATTGTGTAAAAATGGAGGAGTGGTCAACCAACAAAGATCATTCCAAAAGCAAAACATGTAATAGTCTGCGAGGTTGCAACGGACCCCAGAGGAACTTTTAAATAACTAAAGGCCTTTTTCTCACTTATAATATCATGAGTTCACCATCAGGAGAACACTGAACAACCATGGTGTGCAAGAAGAAAGCCAATCCTCTTCAAAAAGAACATTGCTGCCTGTCTACAGTTTGGTAAATATCTTGTGGACAAGCCAGAGCGCTATTGGAGAAATGTTTTGAGGATGGATGAGACaaaaactttttgttttaaatgaaagcGTTATGTTTGGAGAAAGGAAAATAACCTTTTCCCATCTTTGAATCACGGTGGTGGTAATATCATGGTTTGAACCTGTCTTGCTGCATCTGGGCCAGGAAGGCTTtcatcatttacattacatttacatttaatcatttagcagacgcttttatccaaagcgacgtacaaatgagaacaatagaagcagtcaggtcaacaagagaacaacaacagtatagaagtgccatgacaagtctcagttagtctagtatagaacgcatagccaggtttttttttttttatatataaatgaaaagacaagaaaaggaaaagtgctagtgttagttggttaagtgcaggcgaaaaagatgagtctgtagatgtttcttgaaaatgagtaaagactcagctgtacgaattgagattgggaggtcattccaccagctcggcacagtccaggaaaaggtctatgagagtgattttgaacttctttgggatggcaccacaaggcgttgttcaattacagagcgcaaacttctggagggcacataagatttaaccagtgagtttaggtatgttggtgccgtgtcagtggtcgtcttgtaggctagcatcagtaccttgaatatgatgcgagcggctactggtagccagtgtaacctgatgtggagaagagtaacgtgagcttttttttggctcattgaagacaatccttgctgctgcattctggatcaattgcagaggcttgacagtacatgcaggaaggcccgccaggagagcattacaatagtccagtctggagagaacaagagcttggacaagaagtttggttgcttgctctgacaggaagggtctatcATTGATGGAACAATGAATTCTGAATTATATCTGCAAATTCTAAAGGAAAATGTCAGGACACGAGTCTCAAGAGAAAGTGGGTCATGCCGCAAGACAATGATCCTAAACACAcaagtttatatataaaatatatatataaaatttcttgAAAATCTTCCATGATGCACCTAAAGACTTAAATCTAACTGTACTACCCTGTTTTACAGTGGAGGTGACTTTTGACCCAGAGACGGCCAACCCTGCTCTGGTTCTGTCTGAGGACTGCAAGCGCATGCAGTGTGGTCTGGAGCGGCGTGAGGTTCCCTGCAGTCTGAGGCGCTTTGATGGCTGGTGGTGCTGTCTCGGCTCTGAGGGGTTCTCGTCGGGACGCCGGTACTGGGAAGTAGAAGTGGGCGACCGTGATTGGCGTCTTGGGGTGGCAAAAGAATCAGCTCTCTGCAAAGGCTACAGACCGCTCAACACTCAGAGTGGATACCTCACCCTCAGGCTGGAGCGGGGCTCCGAGCTCAAGGCCCTGACCATACCGCCCACACCCCTGCCCCATTCGCTCATCCCGCGGAGGCTGGGTGTCTATCTGGACTATGAGGAGGGGCAGCTATCCTTCTATGACACCCAGAAGCGTGCACACATTTACACATACAGCGAGAGGTTCACAGAGAAGCTTTACCCAGTGTTTGGGACAGTGGAGATGGTGCGCGAGATGGTGCTCAGGCCTTCAGACCTGAGGGAGCGATGTCTCTGTAAGGGGCAATGCCTGTTCTGCTAAATGTACGTAATAATCGCATAACCCTCACACACATGAATATGAAGAAATTACAAACACCATAAAACATTCATACAGTAATTGATCAAT encodes:
- the LOC132115240 gene encoding E3 ubiquitin-protein ligase TRIM69-like, with translation MELARELNRICQRSDILAHIWTGEDVWPPHACREFIVETANILEMKENIENPMQVHVDLHPEKQDWKSHLLSMLEQGGEYDMGPYKRIIMDWTRAQRNRHPHGIWPGEAVLMMLDDVELQWKQGHLSHLQSALEMLIGVVLGEHLDKELIPRLWLVQKQKTQKIDCTGYIPHIVWNWICDAAVEVTFDPETANPALVLSEDCKRMQCGLERREVPCSLRRFDGWWCCLGSEGFSSGRRYWEVEVGDRDWRLGVAKESALCKGYRPLNTQSGYLTLRLERGSELKALTIPPTPLPHSLIPRRLGVYLDYEEGQLSFYDTQKRAHIYTYSERFTEKLYPVFGTVEMVREMVLRPSDLRERCLCKGQCLFC